The sequence below is a genomic window from Candidatus Palauibacter scopulicola.
TCCCCCCGCGATCCAGGAACCGGCGGATGCCGGACTGGCAGTCGTCCGTCATGCGGGCGAGCGCGTTCACGCGCGCGCCGGTGGCCACCGCCGCCTCGAAGCTCTGCCCCTCCGTGCCGTACAGCAGCTTCTTCGTGAGCGCGAGCGCGGACGCGCTCCGCCCCGCGAGTTCGGCCAGGAAGGCGGCACTCTCCGCCTCGAACGCCGCGTCCCCATAGATCCGGTTCACGAGACCCAGCCGCGACGCCTCCGCCGCATCGATCGTGTCTCCGATCGCCATCAACTCGAAGGCGCGCTTCTCCCCCAGGTTCCGGCGCAGGATCGCCGTCACCATCGCGGGCACGAAACCGAGCTGCACCTCCGGGTAGCCGAAGCGGGCGCTCTCCGCCGCGAGCACGAGATCGCACGCCGTCGCGAGACCGCAACCGCCCGCCAGCGCCCGGCCGTGCACGACCGCGACGACCGGCTTCGAGAGCTTCCGCAGGAGGGTGAAGAGTTCGCCCAGCGCCTCCGCCTCCCGCAAGCTGGCCATGACCCCCTCCTCGACCGAGGCCTGCACCTCCGCCAGGTCGGCGCCGGCGCAGAAGTCCGGGCCGCGCCCTCCGATCCCGATCACGCGCACCCGGGCGTCCGCCTCGGCGAGCGCGAGCGCCTCCTTGATCTCCGCCACGAGCGCCCCGCTCAGCGCGTTGCGGCGCTCCGCGCGGTCGAGACGGATCCGGTTCACGCCGGTCCGGTCGTCGATCTCGATCTCGAGGTATTCGAACATGAGGGCCTCCGAGTCCCCGCGCCGAGCCTAGTCCGCCCGGTTCAGGAGGTGGTCCGGCACGTCGATCTCCATCCTCAGCAGCGCGGTGGCGAACGTCTTCCCCTGGGCATCGAGCATGAGCGACACGGTGCCGCCCCCTCCCAGCGAGCGGTGGAGGAGGAAGTTCAGCGCGCGCAGGTTGGGAAGCTCGAACCGCTCGACCTCGCCTTCGCAGATTCCCTTGAAGTGATACTTCACACGTTCAGCGGTAACTTCCTTTACCAAAATCGGATAAATGGACGGGCGAAAGGCGATGAGGCCCACGTTCGCGGTGTCTCCCTTGTCGCCCGAACGGGCGAATGCGATCTCCCTCAACTGCACTCTCACAGCTCCATCGTCTCCACTCTCACGTTGCCCTCCACGACGCCGCGGTCGATGAGCGCGGGCCAGTAGGCGACGACCTCCTGAACGCGGGGGCGGCCGCCCGCGAAGCCGGTGACGGTGGGCGGGCCCGCGAGGATGAGGGGCGCGATCTCCCGGCTGAAGCGCGACACGGCGTGCCGGTCCGGACTGCGGACGCCGACCCGCAGCGTGACCTCGGGCAGATCCTCGGAGGGAGCGCCCGCCAGCGGCCCGTGACAGGCGCCGGCGCCGACGATCTCCGTGCGGATCTCGTCGAACTCGAGCCCCAGGTGCCGCAGGCGGCCGCGGAGGATCTCGTCCGCGCGCCGCGCCTTGTCCACCGCGTCGGGCCAGGCGTAGGTCAGGGCGCCCACCGCCTTGAAACCATCGTGGTACGCGATGGACACCTTGAGCTTGTCCGTGCGCGAGCGGCCGGCCACGCCATCGACCCTCACGCGGTCCTTCCCCAGATCGCGGAGACGGATGGTCGAGAAGTCCGCGATCACGTCCGGCGTGATGTACTCCTTCGGGTCGCCCAGTTCGTACAGGACCTGCTCCGCGACCGTCTCCCACGTCACCCGCCCGCCGAGCCCCGGGTGCTTCGTCACCACGAAGGTCCCGTCCTCTTCGGCCTCGACGATGGGATAGCCCGGCAGCGTGAGGTCGATCTCCCGCCAGTCGACGAGCGAGTTCCCGCCGGAGGCCTGGCAGCCGCATTCGTTGATGTGCCCGGCGACGACCCCGTGCGCGAGCCGGTCCCAGTCGTCGGCCGGCCAGGAGAACTCGTGCATGAGCGGCGCGTAGGTGAGCGCGGTGTCCGTCGAGCGCCCGGCCACGACGATGTCCGCCCCCTGCCCGAGCGCCTCGATGATCGGTTCGGCGCCGAGGTACGCGTTCGCGGCGGCCACCCGGTCGCGCACGGTGGAGAGCGGCTCGCCCGTCTCCATGTGGCGGAGTTCGTGTCCCGCCGCGAGGAGGTCGTCGAGCGAGTCCATCAGGTCGTCGCCCGTGATCACCGCCACCCGCGGCCGGCGCGGCAGCGACTCGTCCGCGAACGCGAACCCCAGTTCGGCCCGGCACCCCTCCGGGTTCACGCCGCCCGCGTTCGAGACCACGCGGATCTCCTTCTCGAGGAGATCGTGGATGAGGTCGTCCATCAGGGGCACGAAGTCGCGCGCGTAGCCGGCGGCCGGGTTCCGGTCCCGCTGCTTCTGCATGATCGACA
It includes:
- a CDS encoding enoyl-CoA hydratase/isomerase family protein; its protein translation is MFEYLEIEIDDRTGVNRIRLDRAERRNALSGALVAEIKEALALAEADARVRVIGIGGRGPDFCAGADLAEVQASVEEGVMASLREAEALGELFTLLRKLSKPVVAVVHGRALAGGCGLATACDLVLAAESARFGYPEVQLGFVPAMVTAILRRNLGEKRAFELMAIGDTIDAAEASRLGLVNRIYGDAAFEAESAAFLAELAGRSASALALTKKLLYGTEGQSFEAAVATGARVNALARMTDDCQSGIRRFLDRGGKREKGE
- a CDS encoding acyclic terpene utilization AtuA family protein → MNAQPGAPEALALEEPSAAVGLEERPLPARARTDGSRRVRVASGQGFWGDWQEAPKLQVRRGSIDYLMLDYLAEITMSIMQKQRDRNPAAGYARDFVPLMDDLIHDLLEKEIRVVSNAGGVNPEGCRAELGFAFADESLPRRPRVAVITGDDLMDSLDDLLAAGHELRHMETGEPLSTVRDRVAAANAYLGAEPIIEALGQGADIVVAGRSTDTALTYAPLMHEFSWPADDWDRLAHGVVAGHINECGCQASGGNSLVDWREIDLTLPGYPIVEAEEDGTFVVTKHPGLGGRVTWETVAEQVLYELGDPKEYITPDVIADFSTIRLRDLGKDRVRVDGVAGRSRTDKLKVSIAYHDGFKAVGALTYAWPDAVDKARRADEILRGRLRHLGLEFDEIRTEIVGAGACHGPLAGAPSEDLPEVTLRVGVRSPDRHAVSRFSREIAPLILAGPPTVTGFAGGRPRVQEVVAYWPALIDRGVVEGNVRVETMEL